The following proteins come from a genomic window of Bartonella apihabitans:
- the fabF gene encoding beta-ketoacyl-ACP synthase II, which yields MRRVVITGMGLVSPLAGDVEHSWKRLLEGKSGVRRVTEFDVDDLPCQIAGRIPLGDGSNGTFNADLHMEPKEQRKVDPFILYAMGAADEALDDAGWHPTSDEDQIRTGVMIGSGIGGVEGIVEAGYTLRDKGPRRISPFFIPGRLINLASGYVSIKHQLRGPNHAVVTACSTGSHAIGDASRLIALDDADVMLAGGTESPVNRISLAGFAACKALSTGRNNDPEHASRPYDIDRDGFVMGEGSAIVVLEELEHAKKRGAKIYAEVIGYGLSGDAHHITAPSESGEGAERCMRAAIKRAGIDPSEIDYINAHGTSTMADTIELAAVERVMGAHASEVSMSSTKSSIGHLLGAAGAAEAIFSVLAIRDNIAPATINLDHPSVETKIDLVPHKPRERKIDTILSNSFGFGGTNASLIMRRFSK from the coding sequence TAGCTGGAAGCGGCTTCTCGAAGGTAAGAGCGGCGTTCGCCGTGTTACCGAATTTGATGTCGATGATCTTCCGTGTCAAATTGCCGGTCGTATCCCGTTGGGTGACGGCTCGAATGGCACATTCAATGCCGATCTTCACATGGAACCCAAGGAACAACGTAAGGTTGATCCGTTTATCCTCTATGCAATGGGTGCAGCAGACGAGGCACTTGATGATGCTGGTTGGCATCCAACAAGTGATGAAGACCAGATTCGTACCGGCGTTATGATCGGTTCCGGTATTGGCGGTGTCGAGGGCATTGTCGAGGCTGGATATACGCTGCGTGATAAAGGGCCAAGGCGCATCTCGCCATTTTTTATTCCAGGCCGTCTTATCAATCTGGCATCGGGTTATGTTTCGATAAAGCATCAGTTGCGTGGTCCCAATCACGCGGTGGTAACTGCTTGTTCTACCGGTTCTCATGCCATAGGTGATGCCTCACGGCTGATTGCTCTTGACGATGCCGATGTTATGCTCGCCGGCGGAACAGAATCGCCGGTTAATCGTATTTCGCTCGCAGGGTTTGCAGCGTGTAAGGCACTTTCGACAGGCCGCAATAACGATCCCGAACATGCGTCACGTCCTTACGATATTGATCGTGACGGATTTGTAATGGGTGAAGGCTCTGCCATCGTCGTTCTGGAAGAACTCGAACACGCGAAAAAACGCGGGGCGAAAATCTACGCAGAAGTGATCGGCTATGGTTTGTCCGGCGATGCCCATCATATTACCGCGCCATCCGAAAGCGGTGAAGGGGCTGAACGTTGTATGCGGGCAGCTATAAAACGTGCCGGCATTGACCCTTCCGAAATTGACTATATCAATGCGCATGGTACGTCTACAATGGCCGACACAATCGAACTTGCCGCCGTTGAACGTGTCATGGGAGCGCATGCATCCGAAGTTTCGATGTCCTCGACCAAGTCGTCAATAGGCCATCTTCTGGGTGCGGCCGGTGCTGCAGAAGCTATTTTCAGTGTTCTAGCCATTCGCGATAACATAGCACCTGCTACGATCAATCTCGATCATCCATCTGTCGAGACAAAAATCGATCTCGTGCCGCACAAACCGCGTGAACGTAAGATAGATACTATTCTATCAAATTCGTTCGGTTTCGGGGGAACCAATGCGTCATTGATCATGCGCCGGTTTTCAAAATAA
- the mltG gene encoding endolytic transglycosylase MltG: MVILGNFFLMLVIVIILAVTIPVYVGKNMFIAAGSLTEDHVVLINQGAGIREIASILEKQGLIRSADIFVYGVNYQGKARLLKAGEYAIPAHASMKTIMDILVNGKSIEHSFTVPEGLTVAQVFDRLAANDILVGELPKNFPPEGSLMADTVNFTRGTTREQIIKRLRDGQQKLIADIWAKRAPDLPLKNINEFVTLASIVEKETGIASERPQVAAVFFNRLAKNMRLQSDPTVIYGLFGGKGKPSDRPIYQSDLDKETPYNTYKINGLPPTPIANPGRDALEAVANPPKTDALYFVADGTGGHVFSKTLEEHNANVRKWRALQKNE; encoded by the coding sequence CTGGTTATCCTTGGTAATTTCTTTCTGATGCTGGTTATCGTCATTATTCTGGCGGTTACGATACCGGTTTACGTCGGGAAAAATATGTTTATCGCGGCTGGTTCGCTAACAGAAGACCATGTTGTTCTTATTAATCAAGGCGCGGGAATCAGGGAAATTGCTTCGATACTTGAAAAACAGGGGTTGATAAGGTCAGCCGACATTTTTGTTTACGGAGTAAATTATCAAGGTAAAGCGCGGCTCTTGAAAGCTGGTGAATATGCTATTCCTGCACATGCTTCGATGAAGACGATCATGGATATATTGGTCAATGGAAAATCGATCGAGCATTCATTCACCGTTCCTGAAGGGTTGACTGTTGCGCAGGTTTTTGACCGTCTTGCAGCGAATGATATTCTGGTAGGCGAGTTGCCAAAAAATTTCCCTCCCGAGGGCAGTTTGATGGCCGATACCGTCAATTTTACACGTGGTACCACTCGTGAACAAATAATAAAACGGCTACGGGACGGCCAACAAAAGCTTATCGCCGATATATGGGCGAAACGTGCACCCGATTTACCGCTCAAGAACATCAATGAATTTGTGACACTCGCTTCGATTGTCGAGAAAGAAACCGGCATTGCATCCGAACGACCGCAAGTCGCTGCGGTGTTTTTTAACAGACTTGCAAAAAATATGCGCTTGCAATCCGATCCGACGGTTATTTATGGGCTGTTTGGCGGAAAAGGAAAACCATCCGATAGGCCGATTTACCAGTCCGATCTCGATAAAGAAACGCCATATAATACGTACAAAATTAACGGTCTTCCCCCCACACCGATTGCCAATCCGGGGCGTGATGCTCTGGAAGCTGTCGCCAATCCACCAAAAACGGACGCACTTTATTTTGTCGCAGACGGTACGGGCGGGCATGTGTTTTCGAAGACGCTTGAGGAACACAATGCAAATGTACGCAAATGGCGTGCGTTGCAAAAGAACGAATAA
- a CDS encoding thiamine pyrophosphate-binding protein, translated as MSTENIKQGLKIQGGEAVARMLRAFHCGPMFGMGGFQLLPMYEAARKMNLQHFLINDERVAAFAADAYAKVSGRVGLADAALGPGATNLVTGLGEALNAGTPMVCIIGDTHRLHSWKNMT; from the coding sequence ATGAGTACAGAAAATATTAAACAAGGTTTAAAAATTCAGGGCGGGGAAGCTGTTGCGAGAATGCTTAGAGCTTTTCATTGCGGACCGATGTTCGGAATGGGTGGGTTTCAGCTTTTACCAATGTACGAAGCTGCCCGAAAAATGAATTTGCAACATTTTTTAATAAATGACGAACGTGTCGCCGCTTTCGCCGCAGATGCTTATGCGAAAGTTTCTGGACGGGTTGGATTGGCCGATGCTGCATTGGGACCTGGCGCGACGAATCTTGTTACAGGGCTTGGTGAAGCATTGAATGCGGGAACACCTATGGTGTGTATTATTGGAGACACGCACCGCCTGCATTCATGGAAAAACATGACTTAA
- a CDS encoding thiamine pyrophosphate-binding protein: MIERIPELIRRAFSIATSGRPGPVVVDIPEEIMHDYYTFSPSDFEVDIANESIPALRCRPDKKAIEKAAALLMQAKRPLILAGGGVHLSGANEQLTKFVSATNIPVAHTLTGKGSIACTNRLNAGLFGRYDRIANKLIEEADVLFVIGCKLGEIATKRYTLLPKDKTIIHLDLVAEEFERTTDVDVKLWGDARCGLEDLLEAIDSGASALHQRLQLYSDEVIERMSNWRNEVSERLHSNERPINMARLMTELNNVLPEDAILVADGGFAAHWSGLLYDTKRAGRGFLPDRGFASIGYGLPGAIGAALAAPGKRVMALTGDSGFCMVIGDLETAKRLDLDITIIVVNNAASGYVKALQHLVYGAGHYHSSDLHEVDFASVANSFGCKGIRVEDPNEIHNALKTAMSTKGPVVIDVVVTRDPSKMLPGVDNRAATIKKGDRIA; this comes from the coding sequence ATGATTGAGCGCATTCCCGAACTCATACGTAGGGCATTTTCAATAGCAACATCCGGACGGCCAGGACCCGTTGTGGTCGATATTCCTGAAGAAATAATGCATGACTACTATACGTTTTCACCCTCCGATTTTGAAGTAGATATAGCAAATGAATCAATTCCGGCGTTACGTTGTCGGCCAGACAAAAAAGCTATCGAAAAGGCCGCAGCTTTGCTTATGCAAGCCAAACGTCCCCTTATTCTCGCTGGTGGGGGAGTGCACCTTTCGGGTGCGAATGAACAACTGACAAAATTTGTATCAGCCACAAATATTCCGGTAGCCCATACTTTAACCGGTAAAGGCTCGATTGCTTGTACAAACCGGCTTAACGCGGGGTTATTCGGTCGTTATGACCGTATAGCAAATAAACTGATCGAGGAGGCCGATGTTCTGTTTGTAATTGGTTGCAAGCTTGGCGAAATAGCGACGAAACGCTACACATTGTTACCAAAAGATAAAACTATCATTCATCTTGATCTTGTCGCTGAAGAATTTGAACGCACCACAGATGTCGATGTGAAGTTGTGGGGGGATGCGCGTTGCGGTTTAGAAGATTTATTGGAGGCTATCGATAGTGGGGCTTCCGCTTTACATCAACGATTGCAGCTTTATAGTGATGAAGTTATAGAACGGATGTCCAATTGGCGCAATGAAGTATCAGAACGTCTTCATTCAAATGAACGTCCTATCAATATGGCTCGATTAATGACCGAGTTGAATAACGTTTTGCCGGAAGACGCGATTCTTGTCGCTGATGGCGGCTTCGCCGCACATTGGAGCGGACTTTTGTACGATACAAAACGAGCCGGGCGCGGTTTCTTGCCAGATCGCGGTTTTGCTTCCATAGGCTATGGTCTTCCGGGCGCAATAGGTGCGGCATTGGCTGCGCCCGGGAAGAGAGTAATGGCTTTAACCGGTGATAGTGGTTTTTGCATGGTCATCGGAGATTTGGAAACAGCTAAGAGACTTGACCTTGATATAACAATTATTGTCGTCAATAACGCTGCATCTGGATATGTAAAAGCGTTGCAACACCTCGTTTACGGAGCAGGACATTATCATTCATCCGATTTACATGAAGTCGATTTTGCATCAGTTGCAAATTCATTTGGCTGTAAAGGCATACGCGTTGAAGATCCAAACGAAATCCATAATGCGCTGAAAACCGCAATGTCCACAAAAGGGCCTGTTGTAATTGATGTCGTTGTAACAAGAGATCCATCAAAAATGCTTCCCGGTGTCGATAATCGTGCAGCCACAATTAAAAAAGGCGATCGCATTGCCTGA
- a CDS encoding MFS family transporter has product MTRNVKETRQSIVAIISSASGNLVEWYDFYVYSFSALYFASSFFPDGDTTTQLLNAAAIFAAGFLMRPIGGLLFGKIADRFGRKTSMLISVTMMCAGSFIIAILPTYASIGIFAPILLLLTRLMQGLSVGGEYGTTATYMSEVAISGRRGLLSSFLHTTLIGGQLTAVLTIVLLQTVLNEHQLHEWGWRIPFIIGALLAVVALILRRNLDETSTQETRTMDEAGSIIKLWSGHKKAILCVMGISAGGSLFFYTFTTYMQKYLVNSANFSKMDASTIMTWALLCCMIIQPVFGFISDIIGRKTTLLIWSAISIFITVPLLSLIGHVQSVTAAFLLIMIGLVAISMYSSISGIVKAEMFPPHLRAIGVGLPYAIANALFGGSAEYVALWFKSAGMEGGFFWYVTFMMVITFIAVVAMPDSRKNGYLQRKGIY; this is encoded by the coding sequence ATGACGAGGAATGTTAAAGAAACTCGGCAAAGTATTGTTGCTATAATATCGAGTGCATCCGGAAATTTGGTGGAATGGTATGACTTTTACGTCTATTCGTTCTCTGCTTTATATTTTGCATCTTCATTTTTTCCCGATGGGGATACAACTACTCAACTCTTGAACGCAGCAGCAATTTTCGCTGCGGGTTTTTTGATGAGACCGATAGGCGGTTTACTCTTCGGAAAAATAGCTGATCGGTTTGGACGAAAAACATCGATGTTGATTTCAGTGACAATGATGTGCGCAGGTTCGTTCATCATTGCAATTTTGCCAACTTACGCATCAATTGGTATTTTTGCACCTATATTGTTATTGCTAACACGCTTGATGCAAGGGCTTTCCGTGGGAGGAGAATACGGAACGACAGCGACATATATGAGCGAAGTAGCGATTTCGGGTCGCAGAGGATTGTTAAGCTCTTTCCTTCATACCACACTTATTGGTGGACAACTCACGGCTGTATTAACCATCGTCTTGTTACAAACGGTGCTGAATGAACACCAGTTACATGAATGGGGTTGGCGAATACCTTTTATTATAGGGGCGTTGCTTGCAGTTGTTGCACTTATATTGAGACGTAATCTCGATGAAACATCAACACAAGAAACAAGAACAATGGATGAAGCAGGGAGTATTATAAAGCTTTGGAGCGGGCATAAAAAAGCGATACTTTGTGTAATGGGGATTTCGGCAGGCGGATCACTGTTTTTCTACACTTTCACGACGTATATGCAGAAATACCTGGTTAACTCGGCGAATTTTTCCAAGATGGATGCTTCGACCATTATGACATGGGCTTTGCTCTGTTGTATGATAATTCAACCTGTATTCGGTTTTATTTCTGATATAATTGGACGCAAAACAACGCTGTTGATTTGGAGCGCTATTTCAATATTTATTACCGTTCCACTACTCTCGTTAATCGGTCACGTCCAGTCGGTTACTGCAGCGTTCCTGCTCATTATGATTGGGTTGGTGGCGATAAGTATGTATAGTTCCATTAGCGGCATTGTTAAGGCAGAAATGTTTCCACCACATTTGCGGGCAATCGGAGTGGGGCTGCCTTATGCAATTGCAAATGCATTGTTCGGAGGTAGTGCTGAATATGTAGCGTTATGGTTTAAATCTGCGGGTATGGAAGGAGGATTTTTTTGGTACGTTACTTTTATGATGGTGATAACCTTCATCGCGGTAGTGGCTATGCCAGACTCACGCAAAAACGGTTACCTACAGCGTAAAGGTATCTATTGA
- a CDS encoding IclR family transcriptional regulator, translating into MAVSPNQYQGIERTVALLKTVANHPTDGVRLADVADQTQLSPSTTHRLLSGMVQEGLIEQDPETLRYFPSFVLYDLGRKASRRFCLSQIAESSMKDLAQETGDTVYLQIRSGDDAVCVNRCEGNYPIKTLTLSVGDRRPLGIGAGSLALLAALPPQECEHVMKRNTRRLADYPQITSQDIQRFVEEAREKRFAYNPGLYISGMRAVGISLSSHSGKLLGSLSIAAVDNRMDVERCSMLVSYMNIKANKIIGLINDIENDEKFSI; encoded by the coding sequence ATGGCTGTTTCACCAAATCAATATCAAGGAATAGAGCGTACAGTCGCCTTACTCAAGACCGTAGCCAATCATCCGACTGACGGTGTGCGACTTGCAGACGTCGCCGATCAAACCCAACTATCTCCTTCAACAACACATCGTCTATTATCAGGTATGGTGCAAGAAGGATTAATCGAACAAGACCCTGAAACATTGCGTTATTTTCCGAGCTTCGTTCTTTATGACCTCGGAAGAAAAGCGTCGCGGCGGTTCTGCTTGTCGCAAATTGCTGAAAGCAGCATGAAAGACTTGGCGCAGGAGACCGGTGATACCGTTTACCTGCAAATAAGGTCTGGCGATGATGCTGTATGTGTTAATCGCTGTGAAGGAAATTATCCGATTAAAACGTTGACACTCTCGGTTGGCGATCGAAGGCCGTTAGGCATCGGGGCAGGTAGTCTTGCACTTCTTGCTGCATTACCGCCACAAGAATGCGAGCACGTTATGAAGCGCAATACCAGACGGTTAGCCGATTATCCTCAGATAACATCGCAAGATATTCAAAGATTTGTCGAAGAAGCTCGTGAGAAAAGATTTGCCTACAATCCGGGTTTATATATTTCCGGTATGCGCGCAGTAGGTATTTCCTTATCAAGTCACTCAGGCAAACTATTGGGTTCGTTAAGCATCGCTGCTGTCGACAACCGTATGGATGTAGAGCGGTGCTCAATGCTTGTCAGCTATATGAATATCAAAGCTAATAAAATCATTGGTCTTATAAACGACATCGAAAACGACGAAAAATTCTCTATTTAA
- a CDS encoding YicC/YloC family endoribonuclease — translation MTGFARTTKSAGNSNIVWEMRSVNGRNLDLRFHSTIAIDTVEYELRKKAGEVFSRGNITCSLNVTFETGDNHPVINQDYLDWVLKLSSELEKTHGIQKPTIDGLLGLKGVLEYGTPTDETLENDVLKTAIIASYEEVLQELLSAREHEGNSLKDILSGQIDKIENLVSKARNDPGRSQEAIKERLKTLVESLIVTSDKLDPQRLETEAVLIATKVDVQEELDRLDGHVKAARYLLALDEPVGRRLDFLAQEFNREANTLCSKAHTASLSAAGLSLKTVIDQFREQLQNVE, via the coding sequence ATGACTGGATTTGCCAGAACAACTAAATCAGCCGGAAATTCCAACATTGTTTGGGAAATGCGCTCGGTTAATGGAAGGAATCTCGACTTGAGATTTCACTCGACCATTGCGATCGATACAGTGGAATACGAGTTGAGAAAAAAAGCTGGCGAAGTTTTTTCGCGTGGAAATATAACCTGTTCTCTGAATGTAACATTTGAAACGGGTGATAACCACCCTGTTATCAATCAGGATTATCTTGATTGGGTACTGAAACTGTCTTCCGAGCTTGAAAAAACTCATGGGATCCAGAAGCCGACGATAGATGGTCTATTGGGGCTGAAGGGTGTGCTTGAATATGGAACGCCGACGGATGAAACGTTGGAAAACGACGTTTTAAAGACAGCGATCATCGCATCTTACGAAGAAGTCCTCCAAGAGCTCCTGTCTGCCCGTGAACACGAAGGAAATAGCCTCAAAGATATATTATCGGGTCAAATAGACAAAATTGAAAATCTCGTTAGCAAAGCAAGAAATGACCCTGGTCGCTCGCAAGAAGCTATCAAGGAGAGGTTGAAGACACTTGTTGAATCGCTCATTGTTACAAGTGACAAACTCGATCCACAAAGGTTGGAGACGGAAGCTGTTCTTATTGCCACCAAAGTCGACGTTCAGGAAGAGCTTGATCGACTCGACGGACATGTAAAGGCAGCGCGATATCTATTGGCTCTGGATGAACCTGTGGGCCGACGGCTGGATTTTTTGGCGCAAGAATTCAATCGGGAAGCCAACACTCTGTGTTCGAAAGCCCATACAGCTTCCCTTTCTGCTGCAGGATTGTCCTTGAAAACCGTTATTGACCAGTTCCGCGAACAACTGCAAAATGTTGAATAA
- the gmk gene encoding guanylate kinase, with protein MENTTERALNLKNTGRRRGVLLVLSSPSGAGKSTLSRLLLEDGHLGLSVSVTTRERRPSEVNGVHYHFITRKEFEQKRDNDELIEWAEVHGHYYGTLRETVETALASGRDMLFDIDYQGARQLQEKMPDDVVSVFILPPSMKELKSRLNRRAEDSQDVINLRLHNARGEIEHFKSYDYVIINQDLEQSFALIKAIHLAEAIKRRRCLYIDSFVKSLLDEKIE; from the coding sequence ATGGAAAATACAACTGAACGCGCGCTCAACCTTAAAAATACCGGCAGACGGCGTGGTGTATTATTGGTTTTGTCTTCGCCTTCGGGAGCCGGAAAGTCCACTTTATCTCGTTTATTGCTGGAAGACGGGCATCTTGGATTATCTGTCAGCGTTACCACGCGTGAACGTCGACCGAGCGAAGTCAATGGCGTTCATTATCACTTCATAACCCGAAAAGAGTTTGAACAAAAACGCGATAATGACGAGCTGATAGAATGGGCGGAAGTTCACGGACATTATTATGGCACATTGCGGGAAACCGTTGAAACGGCTCTCGCAAGCGGGCGGGATATGCTCTTCGATATCGACTATCAAGGGGCGAGACAATTGCAGGAAAAGATGCCGGATGATGTTGTTTCGGTTTTTATTCTGCCACCATCCATGAAGGAGTTGAAATCGCGATTAAATCGTCGAGCCGAAGACTCGCAAGATGTCATTAATTTACGGCTTCATAATGCGCGTGGTGAAATCGAGCACTTCAAATCCTATGATTATGTCATTATCAATCAGGATTTGGAGCAATCATTTGCATTGATCAAAGCAATTCATCTTGCCGAGGCTATAAAACGCCGGCGCTGTCTCTATATCGATTCGTTCGTAAAGAGTTTGCTGGATGAAAAGATCGAATGA